A genomic segment from Nitrospira sp. encodes:
- a CDS encoding TPR repeat-containing protein, which translates to MPLRNGLSEELNRQGNEHFARGHYTDAYACYAKALECDRLTGDQRALSATLGNLGNICAVSGRREAAQNYYQEVLELQKVLGDEKGIGTTLANLGNLRADAGEWDRARAYYLEALDIMSRVHDEMGKAVLFSDLGLVARETGQFDEAIRHYEQSLVLMRRLNNQGGVADAWRMMGRTFAIQKRYDDAIACCHTSQSIAERNRDELRTGGARYVLAQCYEDLGQLKMALDLLEQVVRMDRKYDLPKLVENTARLELLRARLAAEEPAPQPRPSHA; encoded by the coding sequence ATGCCTCTTCGAAACGGACTCTCAGAGGAGCTCAACCGCCAGGGAAATGAACATTTTGCGCGCGGGCACTACACGGATGCCTATGCCTGTTACGCCAAAGCCTTGGAGTGTGACCGTCTGACGGGCGATCAGCGGGCGTTGAGCGCCACCCTGGGTAACCTCGGCAACATTTGTGCGGTGAGCGGTCGTCGCGAAGCGGCGCAGAATTATTATCAAGAGGTGTTGGAGTTGCAGAAGGTACTGGGCGACGAAAAGGGCATCGGCACGACCTTGGCCAATCTGGGGAATCTCCGCGCCGACGCCGGCGAATGGGATCGTGCCAGAGCCTATTACCTCGAGGCGCTCGACATCATGAGCCGCGTGCATGACGAAATGGGGAAGGCGGTATTGTTTTCGGATCTGGGATTGGTGGCGCGAGAAACCGGCCAATTCGACGAAGCCATCCGTCACTACGAACAGTCCTTGGTGCTGATGCGCCGCCTCAACAATCAAGGCGGTGTGGCCGATGCCTGGCGGATGATGGGGCGAACATTCGCCATCCAAAAGCGCTATGATGATGCCATCGCCTGCTGCCATACCAGCCAGTCGATCGCCGAGCGGAACCGCGATGAATTGCGTACCGGCGGAGCCCGGTACGTGTTGGCGCAATGTTATGAAGACCTGGGGCAATTGAAGATGGCGCTCGATTTGTTGGAGCAGGTCGTGCGCATGGATCGTAAGTATGATCTCCCCAAGTTAGTTGAAAACACCGCGCGGCTTGAATTGCTTCGCGCCCGGCTGGCGGCCGAGGAGCCGGCTCCCCAACCCCGGCCGTCTCACGCATGA